From Kaistella polysaccharea:
TTTCCCTTCAAATATAATTCACCGCTAGTTTATATTTTTTTCGGAATCTCTTACAATGAATTCGAAGGGTGAGAGTGTTTTATTGAATGAAAAAAATACCACTTCTGTAAGGTGTTTTTAAAAATAGAGGTAAATTTATCATGTTAAATTTGGTGATGTTTAACTTTCAGGAGTGATAAAATAACATATTATTTTTACGACTGAAACTTCGAATTACACTAAGGAACAATACTGAAATTACCTCCCCCGATTTTCATTTTCGACATTCGACAAGTGACCACGTCTTTTTAAAAAGCGATCTACGCAAGGTATTCTGATATACCAATACTCTGGACGTACAGCCAAGAAGAAATGATCGATGTGCTGTACTTCCTGTTATGGTCTTTCATTGATGATTTTCTGGCTACCAGTCGAATGCTGTGGAACAAAGAAACTAAAAGGCAAGTTGAACATTGGGCAAGACCTCGCAAATTGAACGTCCTAATTTTTTAAGTAGTAAATTAATATAAAGTAGAGTCGATGTCCCCCTCAATCCGCTAATAAATTCCTATTTTTGCAGCATTGATGACTTTTATTTTTACAGCTGACTTACCTTCATAGGGTTTCCCTCTTTACGGACGATAATCCAAACTGGGATATCTAGTCATCATAATTTTTCTTTGATAATAATTCAATTTCATGAAAAAAATATTGATTACCGGCGGTGCCGGCTTTATTGGTTCCAATCTTTGCGAGTATTTTATAGGCAAAGGCCATCACGTGACGTGTCTGGATAATTTTTCCACGGGTTTTCACCACAATATCGACCATTTAAAATCCAATCCCAATTTTAAATTAATTGAGGGCGATATTCGGGACATAGGAACCTGTAATATGGCGGCAGAAGGTCAGGATTATATCCTTCATCAAGCGGCCTTAGGTTCAGTTCCTCGGTCCATCAATGATCCAATTACGAGCAACGATGTTAACGTTGGTGGGTTTCTGAATATGTTGGTCGCAGCGCGTGATGCTAATGTAAAACGTTTTGTTTATGCCGCCAGCTCTTCGACTTATGGCGATTCCGAATCTTTGCCGAAAGTAGAAGAGGTGATCGGTAAACCCCTTTCGCCCTATGCCATCACGAAATACGTCAATGAACTGTATGCTGATGTCTTCAGCAAGACGTACGGCATTGAAACGATCGGCCTGCGGTATTTCAATGTCTTCGGTCGGCGTCAAAATCCAGAAGGTGCCTACGCAGCGGTGATTCCAAAGTTCGTAATCCAGCTCATGAACCATGAAAGTCCTGTGATTAATGGAACAGGCGACTATTCCCGGGATTTCACCTACATCGATAATGTGATTCAGATGAATGAGAGAGCCATGTCTACTAAAAATCCAGAAGCGGTAAATACCGTCTACAATACCGCAGTCGGTGACCGAACCACTTTAAATTTACTCCTCGAATATTTAAAGGAAAACCTTTCTGCTTTTGATTCCAAGATCAAGGAAATTCACACGATCCACGGACCCAATCGGATCGGTGATATTCCCCATTCTCTTGCCAGTATCGAAAAAGCAAAAGAGCTATTGGGCTACAAACCCTCTCATGACATCAAGGCAGGGTTAAAAGATGCCGTGACATGGTATTGGGAGAATTTGAGGTAATTGCTGAAAGATTACAACCTGAAAGGTTAGAAGCTGGAGGTTGGATGTTAGTAGAATGCGTCAGGTCGAGTGATTTTGCACTATAAAAATTGTATCGAGACCTTTACTGAACTGCTTCTCGATACGCTACACTTTGTTTTGACGGACGTCAATAGTTAGTGGGACACTTCAGGTCGAGGAATTTTGCGCAGCGAAGGCAAGAAAAATTGTATTGATTCCTTTTACTGTAATACTTCTCTTTACGCTCCATTCTTTTGCACTAATCTAAGTGACGGTGTCGTGAAGTATACGATTGTAAAATTGACCTAGCAGTTATTGGCGTAAAGAAAAAAGGAAATTTCTTGTAGCAGAGTCTTCGATTAAATCAAAAATAAAAATCCCTTTTGTCCAAAGCGCGGGCGAGAAGTAAACTTCGAAGATAAATTTCTGTTTCGCGCAAGTTTAGGGATTTTCTTAAAGAAATTTTATTTTTTTAGCTAATAAATCCAGTCTTGAACTTTTTGTTACTTTTTGTTTTAAGACAAAAAGTAAGAACAATGAAATTACACAATACATAAATTAAGTTTTGACTTTTTTGTTACTTTTTGCTTCATCTTTATTTATGTTTTTAATTGAATCAGCGAACCATTTACAATGGTTTGTGTCAAGACAAAAAGTAAAATGTAAAAAAAACGTTAATTTTTGCTTCATCTCTATTTATTGTATTTTATTGCATCAGCGAACCATCTACAATCGTTTGTGTCAAGACAAAAAGTAAAAAAAAGAGAACTATCTTTCCAAACCAAAATGAATTTTGCATAGAAGGTTTTTGAATTAATAGTGATTTCGACAAGCTCAATCACCAAGACGAATGCTCGTTTATTTAATCCGACTTAGGAGTTATTAGCGTTAAGAAAATTCAAATTTATTCCAACGTATTCTTCAAGTAGCAACTTATAAAAATTCCTTTTGTCCGAAGCGCAGCAATACATTACCATCGAAGCGCAACTTTCGTTTCCGCGCAAGTATAGGAATTTTCTTAGAATAAATTTTAAGTTTTTTGCCAATAAATCCAGTCTTGAACTTTTTGTTACTTTTTGCTTCATCACTATTTATTGTTTTTAGTCGAGTTAGCGAACCATTCGCGACGGTTTGTTTCAAGACAAAAGTAAGAGGAATAAAATAACACAATACGTTACTCCGCGCGACTTAACTACTGAAATTTACACGATGAACTCTCGAACCCTTTCTTGTCCTAGTTGTACTACAATTTACAACACAAGTCTTTTTTAGATAACCAACCACCTGCTTTATGAATCATTTATAAAACCATCTTCTTTTTTAATGAAAAATCTTAAATTTACTTTTCTTACTTTTGCACCAAATTAAAAACTTTGTGACTTCATTTTGATGAGCAGATTTAACGATGGTAATCACTCAAGAATTTTTGCACTAATCTATGAAACAAAAAATCGCAATTATTGGACTTGGCTACGTGGGTCTACCCTTAGCACGGCTGTTTGCGACAAAGTATCAAGTGATTGGTTTTGATATTGATCAACAACGCGTTGACGCACTGAAATCAGGAGTTGATCATACTTTTGAGGTAGAAAATGAAGTTTTGAAAGAGGTATTGGTAAACGATTTTCAATCGAAAGACAGGGGATTATTCTGCTCATCGAATGTTGAGGATCTCACAGACTGTAATTTTTACATTATTACGGTACCTACACCGGTAGACAAAAATAACCGTCCGGATTTAAGACCTTTAAAGGATGCTTCAACAACGGTGGGGCAACTACTCAAAAAAGGGGATATTGTTATTTACGAATCGACCGTTTACCCTGGAGTTACAGAGGAAGAATGTGTTCCTGTTTTAGAAACGGAATCTGGTTTAACTTTTAATATTGATTTTTTTGCGGGCTATTCCCCGGAGCGTATTAATCCCGGTGATCGGGAAAGAACGGTTGAGAATATTGTAAAAGTTACGTCAGGGTCTACTCCCGAAATTGGTAAAATAGTAGACGACTTATATCAATCGGTGATTATAGCCGGGACGCATTTGGCGCCAACAATTAAAGTGGCCGAAGCCTCTAAAGTCATTGAAAATGCCCAGCGGGATATTAACATCGCCTTCGTTAATGAGTTGGCGAAGATATTTTCCCTTATGGATATTAATACGCAGGATGTGCTTAAAGCGGCAGGCACGAAATGGAATTTTCTTCCTTTTAAACCAGGTTTGGTTGGAGGACATTGCATTGGCGTAGATCCATTTTATCTGGCGCAGAAAGCCCAGGAGATAGGGTATTATTCTGAGTTGATTTTAGCGGCCCGAAGGTTAAACGACTCGATGGGATCTTTCATTGCTTCAAGGGTGGTGAAACTGATGATTAAAAAAGGTATCCAGATGAAGGGTGCAGAGCTATTGATGCTGGGCATTACATTTAAAGAAAACTGTCCTGATATTAGAAATACCAAAGTGGTTGATGTGATCAGAAGTTTAGAAGATTATGATATTAAAGTAACAGTTTATGATCCGTGGGCAAATCCTAAGGAAGTAATGCAAGAATATGGCGTGACGTGCTATTCTGAGGTTGGGGAGGGACATAAGTACGATGCCATTATTTTAGGAGTTGCTCACAATCAATTCATAATCTTAGACTATAATAAGTTAAAAGCCGAAATTTCACTTTTATTCGATGTGAAGGGAGTCTTAAAGAATGCAGACTACACACTGTAAACATAAAAATTAAAAATTGTATAACTAGATAATTTAATCTTAAAATAAATAAGACATGACAAAAGATGAACAACCCTCTTATTATATCACTTCCGATCAATCTCTTTTTTCAATACCTTTAAAAGAAGTGTGGGCTTACCGAGATCTTTTATTGATGTTGGTGAAGCGAGATTTTATAACTTTTTATAAGCAGACAATTTTAGGACCGCTATGGTTCATCATCCAGCCCTTAATGACCACTGCAATATTCATGATTCTCTTTGGAAGCATCGCAAAATTAAGCACGGATGGGATGCCTCAAATTCTTTTTTATTTATCTGGAGTTACCATTTGGAGCTATTTTTCTGAAAGTTTGACAAAAACCTCAACCGTTTTTAAAGATAATGCTGCAATGTTTGGGAAGGTGTTCTTTCCTAGATTGATAATGCCCATTTCTATTGTGGTTTCAGCTCTTATGAAATTTACGGTTCAATTCGCCATATTTATAATAGTATGGTTATACTTTCTAATTTTTACAGATACGATTCAACCAAATATATGGATCTTATTTACTCCTGTGCTAGTGTTGCTAATGGCCATGTTTGCATTAGGAATGGGAATGATTTTTTCAGCCATGACGACTAAATATAAAGATTTAGCTTTTCTTTTAACTTTCGGCATTCAGCTTTTCATGTACGTCACACCAGTAGTTTATCCAACTTCTGCATTACCTGAAAAATTAAAATTTTTCGTTTTCTTAAATCCGTTGTCTTCTATTTTTGAGGGATTCAGATATGCTTTTTTAGGTTCGGGAAACTTTGATATTATGAATATTATGTGGAGCGCACTGTTCATTACTGTAATATTAGTTATTGGAACCATAATTTTCAATAAAGTGGAAAAAAGTTTCATGGACACAGTCTAATGAATCTCCTTAGCAAGAAATCACTTCATATCGATTTCAAATTAAAATTATTAAATTTGCAAGTTCTTACCATTATAAAATTTTAACACAAAATAAAAAATTAACTTGAATCCAAATACTGCTATATTAGCCGAAAACATATCCAAACAATACCGCTTAGGCGAGGTTGGTACTGGTACTATCAGTCATGATCTGAATCGGTTCTGGGCAAAAGTCCGTGGAAAAGAAGATCCATTTTTGCAAATTGGTGAAAGTAACGACCGGGTCAGCAAGGGAACAAGCGATTATGTTTGGTCCTTACGTGACATCAACTTTGAGATCGAGAAAGGTGATGCTGTGGGTATTATCGGCCGAAATGGCGCCGGTAAATCTACTTTGCTTAAATTGTTAAGCCGTGTTACGAAACCAACCACGGGTCATTTTGAAGTGCAGGGCCGAATTGCGTCTTTGCTTGAAGTGGGAACAGGATTTAATCCCGAAATGACAGGGCGGGAAAATATTTACCTGAACGGTGCTATACTTGGTATGAGACGCCATGAAATTAAAAGAAAATTTGATGAAATCGTTGCTTTTGCTGGTGTAGAGCGATACATTGATACGCCCGTAAAAAGATATTCATCCGGCATGTATGTTCGTTTGGCCTTTTCTGTGGCAGCACATTTAGAATCTGAAATCCTTATTGTAGATGAAGTTTTGGCAGTAGGTGATGCAGAGTTTCAGAAAAAATGTCTTGGAAAAATGGGAGATGTATCTAAAGGAGAGGGAAGAACCGTTTTATTTGTGAGCCATAACTTAACTGCCGTAAAGGAACTCTGTAACAATGGTATTTTAATGGATCAGGGAAAATTATTATATACGGGAGGCGTCGAACAAACTGTTATAGAATATCAAAAAAATAGTGAGAGTTCCTCTACCTATTCGCATACTGGACCAATTGAGGACGCCATTGGAAATGCAAATATTAGGATTAGAGAATTTACAGCAGAGCCTTTGATTGGAGAAATGATTGATATTAATTCCGGCGTAAAAGTGAGGATTGTATTCTTTAATTACAAAGCGGATATTAATCTGGACGTCACTTTTGAATTACGAACTTTCGAAGAGGTAGTTGTATTTCATACCGGTGCATTAATCTCAACAAATAAAGATTCGAAAGCGAAGGAATACACGGTAGAATTTCGAATTCCGCCCAATCTTCTTAATGCTGGTAATTATTATTTTAGATTGATATTTGGTGAAGATCAGCGTTATGCATTGTTTAATTATGATAATTTAATTGCATTTGAGGTTGAAAATATTTCAATTGGAAACAATATGCAGATTTTGCCAGGATTAGTTCGTCCTAATTTTGACTACAAAATTTATTAGTATGGACCCAAAAATCATCGATCTTCCAAAAATTGTAGATTCGCGAGGAAATTTATCTTTCTTTGAATATCCTAATCAATTGCCTTTTGAAA
This genomic window contains:
- a CDS encoding ABC transporter ATP-binding protein, which translates into the protein MNPNTAILAENISKQYRLGEVGTGTISHDLNRFWAKVRGKEDPFLQIGESNDRVSKGTSDYVWSLRDINFEIEKGDAVGIIGRNGAGKSTLLKLLSRVTKPTTGHFEVQGRIASLLEVGTGFNPEMTGRENIYLNGAILGMRRHEIKRKFDEIVAFAGVERYIDTPVKRYSSGMYVRLAFSVAAHLESEILIVDEVLAVGDAEFQKKCLGKMGDVSKGEGRTVLFVSHNLTAVKELCNNGILMDQGKLLYTGGVEQTVIEYQKNSESSSTYSHTGPIEDAIGNANIRIREFTAEPLIGEMIDINSGVKVRIVFFNYKADINLDVTFELRTFEEVVVFHTGALISTNKDSKAKEYTVEFRIPPNLLNAGNYYFRLIFGEDQRYALFNYDNLIAFEVENISIGNNMQILPGLVRPNFDYKIY
- a CDS encoding nucleotide sugar dehydrogenase, translated to MKQKIAIIGLGYVGLPLARLFATKYQVIGFDIDQQRVDALKSGVDHTFEVENEVLKEVLVNDFQSKDRGLFCSSNVEDLTDCNFYIITVPTPVDKNNRPDLRPLKDASTTVGQLLKKGDIVIYESTVYPGVTEEECVPVLETESGLTFNIDFFAGYSPERINPGDRERTVENIVKVTSGSTPEIGKIVDDLYQSVIIAGTHLAPTIKVAEASKVIENAQRDINIAFVNELAKIFSLMDINTQDVLKAAGTKWNFLPFKPGLVGGHCIGVDPFYLAQKAQEIGYYSELILAARRLNDSMGSFIASRVVKLMIKKGIQMKGAELLMLGITFKENCPDIRNTKVVDVIRSLEDYDIKVTVYDPWANPKEVMQEYGVTCYSEVGEGHKYDAIILGVAHNQFIILDYNKLKAEISLLFDVKGVLKNADYTL
- a CDS encoding SDR family oxidoreductase, which gives rise to MKKILITGGAGFIGSNLCEYFIGKGHHVTCLDNFSTGFHHNIDHLKSNPNFKLIEGDIRDIGTCNMAAEGQDYILHQAALGSVPRSINDPITSNDVNVGGFLNMLVAARDANVKRFVYAASSSTYGDSESLPKVEEVIGKPLSPYAITKYVNELYADVFSKTYGIETIGLRYFNVFGRRQNPEGAYAAVIPKFVIQLMNHESPVINGTGDYSRDFTYIDNVIQMNERAMSTKNPEAVNTVYNTAVGDRTTLNLLLEYLKENLSAFDSKIKEIHTIHGPNRIGDIPHSLASIEKAKELLGYKPSHDIKAGLKDAVTWYWENLR
- a CDS encoding ABC transporter permease — encoded protein: MTKDEQPSYYITSDQSLFSIPLKEVWAYRDLLLMLVKRDFITFYKQTILGPLWFIIQPLMTTAIFMILFGSIAKLSTDGMPQILFYLSGVTIWSYFSESLTKTSTVFKDNAAMFGKVFFPRLIMPISIVVSALMKFTVQFAIFIIVWLYFLIFTDTIQPNIWILFTPVLVLLMAMFALGMGMIFSAMTTKYKDLAFLLTFGIQLFMYVTPVVYPTSALPEKLKFFVFLNPLSSIFEGFRYAFLGSGNFDIMNIMWSALFITVILVIGTIIFNKVEKSFMDTV